AACCGGTGAAGTTTCAAATGTAGGCGTAGAAGCGCCTTCCGCAGGGACTTGATAATCAGACTGTGGAAAAAATTCGACTGGCGGTGGCGAGCCAACTCCTCCGTTTTGTTGCAAATTGAAATTTTCCATTGGCGGCAAATTTTCGTTATTTCCTGGAATAAAATTGCTTGGTGGATGCGACCCCTCGCCAGCTTCAATGGGTGGCGAACCCTCTAATCCTTCATTGTTGGGCGGAGAGCCAAATCCCTCCCCCTCTTGCTGGCGATGGTCTATACTTTCATTTATCGGAGGGCTTCCGCATTCTTCGGGGTGTTCCTGGCAGTATGCCATACATTCTTCTTGTGTTTGACAACCTCCAGGACCTCCCATCCTTTCTTCACTCCCCCTGAAATCATCGGGCGGCATCATAGATTCAAAACACACGCGCATTTTATCTCCCAAATCAGAAGACATCATGCCCTCTCCTGAAAGAATTTTATCAAGCTTGTTTTGCCCCACCGCCTGCACTAAACAATCTCTCACTTCAGGCGGAGCTTGGTTTAAAGATTCTTGTATTTGTCGCGCGCCCTCGTTCATTTTTTGAAGGTCTTCTTCAGAGATTAAGCCGTGCTCTTTTGCGAACAAAAAACAAGTTTCTTGATTTTCGGGGTTTTGGCAAAATTGTTCACATTCATTCTGCCCACTGCATCCTCCGGGTCCTTTACCCCCAGTTTTTCTTGCCATCTCCGCATCTTTTGAAGACATAAATCCAGCCGCTTCGGCAAAATTTATACATTCTTCTGTATGTTCCGGTTCTTGACAATATATATCGCATTGTTCTCTACCGCGGCAAGCGGGCGGATTCACCCCCTTTCTAATTGCGGAAAGGACCTGCCTTGCTTCTGCAAGTTCGTTTGGAGGAATAAGTTCTGCCGCTTCGGCAAAAATGATACATTCTTCAAAATGAGATGGCTCTCCACAATACACGTCGCAAGAGCTTTTACCGCCGCAGGGTGGCGGCTTTACTCCCTTTTTAATCGCAGAAAGAACTTTTTTTGCTTCTGCTAGTTCGTTTGGAGGAATAAATCCTGCCGCCTCTGCAAAAGTGATACACTCTTCCATATGGCTTGAATCATTGCAGTAACTGTCGCATTCATTTTTTGTTTTACATCCTCCGGGCAGAGTTGTTCCTTTGGCAAGAGCGGCTTGCACTTTTCTCCCCTCTGCTAACTCTTCTGGGGGAATGAGATCGTTTTTTTCAGCAAAATCAAGGCATTCTGCAATATGGCTTGTGTCATCGCAATACGCCTCGCACGCTCTACCCGTGCAACCACCCGGTCCTTCTTTGATCGTCAGGGCTTTTTTAGCTCTTTGAATATCTTGTTGTGAAAGCAAACTATACTTTTCCGCAAAAACAACGCATGCCTCAACATTTTGAGGCTGGTTGCAAAATAGTTTGCACTCCGATTCATTTTTACACGAGCCAAGATCGTCTATAGGATATACGATATCTTGTTTAGATAAGGCAGAGGCTCCTGCCGCAATTCCCGCTAATATTACAAGGGAAGCGAATAAAAACAGATGTCTTGAAACAGATGTCTTCATATTTTATTCAAAAGGATTTTTTATAGCGTCCTTAAAAGGATTTGTTTTTTGTGTCGGAGTGAGTTCGGGCACATTTTGTAAAGGATTAGAAGTAGACTCAATTCCCGGAAGTGTGCCGTAAGGCGCGGCTGCGCTTGATTCTTTTTGGGGAGAGGCTTGAGTTTCTTCAAGATTTTCTGGCTGCTGCATGTTTGCGCCGAAAAACTTCCATGCGCCATAACCCATGATAACAACAAAAGCAATGATGGCAAAAACAATAATGAATTTTTCCTGTTTCATGCAATAAAAAATAATTTATTCTACCTACGTTCTTATTTTATCTTATATTAGTATTTTCCGTCAAAGATTAGATTGTGTATAAGTTTCAAGATAATAAATAACACCTTGCGACCGCAAGGTGTTATTTATTATCTTCTATAACTTCTTTTCCTGTTATTGAAATGCTCGCGAGAGCGAACTAATCTATGTTCGCGATTATTGCTCGCATAATTAGTTGGTTTTGCTTCCACTGGCCTTCGTTGAAATGAAATTTCTGGAAGCTCTGATACTGGTAAAGTTTTTCTCATTAAGCGTTCAATGTCGCGAAGATCTCCTCTCTGCTCTGGAGTTGCAAGTGTAATTGCGTGCCCCTCCGCGCCAGCGCGTGCCGTGCGGCCAATACGGTGAATGTAATCTTCTGGATTTACCGGAATATCATAATTTATTACAAGCGAGATTCCTGCAACATCAATACCGCGGGAAGCAATATCAGTTGCCACAAGCACGCGGTATTTGCCTTTTTTAAACCCATCGAGAGCTTCGCGTCGCTGTGATAGCGAACGATTTGAGTGAATCTCGGCGGCTGTATGCCTCATCGCCTGAATTGTTTGCGTAAGCCGTTTTGCGATATATTTCGTTCTGGTGAAGATAAGCGCCGTACCCCGCTGTTGTTCCAAAAGTTTTGCAATAAGCGCGTTTTTTCCGTCTTTGTGAATAATAAACACTTCTTGGGTAACGCGTTCCGCCGTGGTGCCTGATGGTGCCACTTCAACGCGAATTGGCATCTGCATATATTTTGTAGCAATGCTCATAATTCCTTGCGGCATGGTTGCGGAAAACAGCATCGTTTGGCGGTCGCGAGGAATAACGCGCAAAATCTTTTCAATCTGCGGCGCAAAACCCATGTCCAGCATTCTATCTGCCTCGTCCAAGACAACGATGTTTACATTGTTTAGTTTAAGATAACCTTGCTGAAGATGATCGTTCAAGCGGCCTGGAGTTGCAATAATCACGTGCGGGTTTGCCGCAAGCGACGTTGTTTGCGGCCTCATTCCCATTCCTCCGATAAGCAGAGCTGTTCGCAAGCCAAGACTCGCGCCTATTTTGCGAAATGTTTCGTCTACCTGAAGCGCTAGTTCGCGCGTTGGAAGCAAAACAACCCCCTGACCCTTGTTTTCTGACAAGCGCTGAATCATCGGCACGCCGAAGGCGAGGGTTTTTCCAGTGCCTGTTTGCGCGATTCCGACAACGTCTTTGCCGGTGAGGGCAATAGGCATTGCCTGTAATTGAATTGGAGTTGGGCTTGTATAGTTTAATTTTACAAGTTTCTCAAAAAGAGGGACGGCAATATCCATGCCCGAAAAGCCCGAGGCACTTCCCGAGATATTTGTTGTATTTTGTTGTGTTTGATTGTTAGACATTGTTTGAATTATATGAATTATCTAAGCAGAATACCCTCCTTCGCCCCGCGACCGCAGGGCTTCCGCCGTCGCCAAGGCTATGGCGGGACAAGTCGGAAGGGTTGTTTTTCGTTTTGACAAAAAACAAAACCAGCATGCATGACGCTGGTGGAGAAGGACAAAGCGTAAGGCATTAAGACCGCTACGGCTGTTAGCTGTTACGCTCCTATACCTACTAGCATAGCAAATAATGAGTTTTTTGTCAATGGCACAGCTCATAATAATTTTCCGCGTTGAATTAAATTCAAAATCTTTTTTACTTTTTCCATACTATCCCAATCGTGAATGGAGATTGCAAAAACATTTTTGTTAATCTTTTTCAGAGCAGCAACTTTCTTTTTTGCATCTTTTTCTGGTATTAAATCACTTTTACTTAAAAATATATATTCTAGTTTCTGAATCAGCTCCTCGTTATAAGTTTTAAGCTCGTTTTTAATAACATTATAATCCTCTACTGGATTTTCCGATTCCGCGGAGATTAAATGAAAAAGAATCTTCGTGCGCTCAATGTGCCGTAAAAATTTTATGCCTAGCCCCTTGCCGCCCGAAGCGCCTTCAATAAGACCGGGAATATCGGCGAGAATTAAATCGTAATACACCCCTAAGCTCGGCTCTAAGGTTGTAAAGGGATAATTGGCAACCTTGCTGTTTGCTTTCGTAAACTCATTAAGCAAGCTGGACTTGCCCGCGTTTGGTAGGCCAATTAGACCGACATCGGCGATAAGCTTGAGCTCCAAACGCGCGTTAAGAGCATCTCCGGGCAAGCCTTTTTGAAATTGAGTCGGGCTGATATTCGTTGAAGACCTAAAATGAAAATTGCCCCTTCCGCCCTTGCCGCCTTTGGCAATGCAAATTTTTTGGCCTATTTTTAATATCTCTATATCTTCACCAGTCTCAAGGTTATGCACTACCGTACCAACAGGAACTTTTAAAATAATATCGCTAGCATCCCGGCCATTAGTAAATTGCCCTTGTCCTGCTACGCCGTTTTCCGCCTTGATATCCTTTTTGTATCTAAACTGATCAAGCGCGCTTAAGTCGGAAACACCCTCTAAATAAATACTACCGCCATCGCCACCGTTTCCGCCAACAGGCCCCAGACTCATCAAATTTTTATTAAAAGCCACGGCACCTCTGCCGCCATTTCCTGCACCAACTTTAATTGTTACGTCGTCGATGAGCATACGCCCTGCGTAATTGTCATCTCGAAGGCGCAGCAGCGACGAGAGATCT
This is a stretch of genomic DNA from Candidatus Spechtbacteria bacterium. It encodes these proteins:
- the obgE gene encoding GTPase ObgE, with amino-acid sequence MLIDDVTIKVGAGNGGRGAVAFNKNLMSLGPVGGNGGDGGSIYLEGVSDLSALDQFRYKKDIKAENGVAGQGQFTNGRDASDIILKVPVGTVVHNLETGEDIEILKIGQKICIAKGGKGGRGNFHFRSSTNISPTQFQKGLPGDALNARLELKLIADVGLIGLPNAGKSSLLNEFTKANSKVANYPFTTLEPSLGVYYDLILADIPGLIEGASGGKGLGIKFLRHIERTKILFHLISAESENPVEDYNVIKNELKTYNEELIQKLEYIFLSKSDLIPEKDAKKKVAALKKINKNVFAISIHDWDSMEKVKKILNLIQRGKLL
- a CDS encoding DEAD/DEAH box helicase encodes the protein MSNNQTQQNTTNISGSASGFSGMDIAVPLFEKLVKLNYTSPTPIQLQAMPIALTGKDVVGIAQTGTGKTLAFGVPMIQRLSENKGQGVVLLPTRELALQVDETFRKIGASLGLRTALLIGGMGMRPQTTSLAANPHVIIATPGRLNDHLQQGYLKLNNVNIVVLDEADRMLDMGFAPQIEKILRVIPRDRQTMLFSATMPQGIMSIATKYMQMPIRVEVAPSGTTAERVTQEVFIIHKDGKNALIAKLLEQQRGTALIFTRTKYIAKRLTQTIQAMRHTAAEIHSNRSLSQRREALDGFKKGKYRVLVATDIASRGIDVAGISLVINYDIPVNPEDYIHRIGRTARAGAEGHAITLATPEQRGDLRDIERLMRKTLPVSELPEISFQRRPVEAKPTNYASNNREHRLVRSREHFNNRKRSYRR